A window from Mus caroli chromosome 2, CAROLI_EIJ_v1.1, whole genome shotgun sequence encodes these proteins:
- the LOC110307820 gene encoding olfactory receptor 4P4-like encodes MGYGNLTEFILLGLFHNEDVKAICAVLFLLCYLAILCGNLVVLLTIKGSQLSEQPMYFFLSYLSFMDVCFTTTVAPKFIIGLLVQCNTISYNGCIAQMFYAHFFGATEIFILVVMAYDRYVAICRPLYYMLTMSRQVCYILVIGSVFGAFIHSLVHVLVIIRLPFCGTNEIDHYFCDIFPLLKLACTDTRLLVIVIITTTGVMSILTFVALVISYIIILSILRTRSSEGRRKALSTCGSHITIVFMFFLPLIFTYVPMGDSVGNDKVFALFYTMIAPLFNPLIYTLRNTDMKNAMRKVWCQDKLFEGK; translated from the coding sequence ATGGGATATGGAAACCTTACAGAATTTATCTTACTGGGACTTTTCCATAATGAGGATGTCAAGGCAATATGTGCTGTGTTGTTCTTGCTTTGCTATCTTGCAATTCTCTGTGGAAACTTGGTTGTTCTTCTTACTATTAAGGGTAGTCAGCTTAGTGAGCAGccaatgtatttttttctcagctaTCTGTCTTTCATGGATGTTTGCTTCACTACCACAGTAGCCCCAAAATTTATTATAGGCCTATTGGTACAATGTAACACAATCTCCTACAATGGCTGCATAGCCCAGATGTTTTATGCACACTTCTTTGGTGCCACTGAGATATTCATTTTGGTGGTAATGGCCTATGATCGGTATGTAGCTatttgcagacccctttactACATGCTCACCATGAGCAGACAGGTATGTTACATCCTTGTAATAGGCTCAGTTTTTGGTGCTTTTATACACTCACTTGTGCATGTATTGGTTATTATCAGACTTCCCTTTTGTGGCACCAATGAAATAGACCACTACTTCTGTGACATATTCCCCCTGCTGAAGCTGGCCTGTACTGACACAAGACTCCTGGTTATTGTAATCATTACTACCACAGGGGTGATGTCCATTCTGACCTTTGTTGCACTGGTCATTTCTTACATCATCATTTTGTCCATCTTGAGGACCAGGTCATCAGAGGGCCGCCGCAAAGCTCTTTCTACCTGTGGCTCACACATCACCATTGTATTCATGTTCTTCTTGCCACTCATCTTTACCTATGTCCCAATGGGTGATTCTGTTGGGAACGACAAGGTGTTTGCTCTGTTTTACACCATGATTGCCCCATTGTTCAACCCTCTCATCTACACACTGAGGAATACAGACATGAAGAATGCCATGAGGAAGGTGTGGTGCCAAGATAAACTGTTTGAAGGAAAGTGA